Genomic window (Thomasclavelia spiroformis DSM 1552):
ATGATATGAAATCAATGTTCTAACTTTATCGTAAATAAAACAGTAGCAAAGCGCTACTGTTTTATTTATGCTAATTATTAATATTAAATTGACTGTTATACAACATATAATAATAACCTTTTTTAGCTAATAAATCTTGATGATTCCCTTGTTCTAAAATTTTCCCTTTATCCATTACTAAAATCGTATCTGCATTTTCAATAGTTGATAAACGATGAGCTACAATAAATGTTGTTCGTCCTTCCATCATGGCATCTAATGCTTTTTGTATCTGCAATTCAGTTCGCGTATCAATAAAACTTGTAGCTTCATCTAAAATCAACATCGGTGGTTTAGTCAATATGATTCTTGCAATACAAATTAATTGCTTTTGACCCTCAGATATATTTCCACCATTTTCTTCAACCATTGTATCATAACCATCAGGAAGATTTATAATAAATTTATGTGCTCTGGCTTTTTTAGCTGCTTCAATAACTTCATCATCAGTAGCATCACTTTTTCCATAAGCAATATTTTCTTTAATACTTCCTTTAAAAATCCATGTTTCTTGTAATACCATTCCATACATTTTTCTAAGTGAATTACGATCAATTGATAAAGTATTTATATCATCTATTTCAATACTTCCTTTATTTTGATCATAAAATCGCATTAATAAATTAATTAATGTCGTTTTTCCACAGCCTGTTTTTCCTACAATTGCAACTGTTTGACCAGGTTTAACCTTTAAATTAAAATCTTCAATTAATGGCTCATTTTTATCATAGCTAAAATATACATTATCTAAAACAACTTCTCCTAAAACATTATTAATTTCTATTGTTTCATTTTGAGAAGTTTCTTCTTTTTCATCTAAAAGATCAAAAACTCTTTGACTAGCTGCTAAAGCTGTTTGCATTTCTGACATTACCGAAGAAATTTCATTAAATGGTTTTGTATATTGATTTGCATATGTTAAAAAACTCGACAACATTCCTACTGAAAAATGTCCATTTATAACACTTATTGCGCCAAAAACTCCAACGGCTCCATAAACTAAATTGTTTACTACTCTTGTTGTCGGATTAATCAATGCTCCATAAAATTGTGATTTAACTCCACTAACATGCATTTTTTGATTTATTTTTAAAAAATTATCTTCATTAATATTTTCATAATTATAAGCTTTAATAAGCTTTTGATTACCAATCATCTCTTCGATATATGCATTCATTTCACTTCGAATATCTAATTGTTCCTTAAAATAAATATGTGTTCTTTTTACAATTATTGATGCTACTACTAATGATAGTGGTGTTAAAACAATTACTACTATGGCAATCGATAAATTAATCAAACACATAATTAAAATAGTCCCAATAATTGTTGCAATTCCTGTAAACAAACTCGTAAAACTTTGTAATAACCCTGTTCCAATTAAATCAATATCATTAATTGCTCGATTAATAATATCCCCACGGGGGTGTCCATCTAAATACTTCAATGGCAACAAATGAATTTTTTCAAAAACATTATTACGTAAAATATTAGTAATATTATATGTAATCTTATTAGTTAACTGACCTAAAAGCCATTGTACAAGTGCTGTTAAAACAATTACTATTGTAATAACAAATAATTTTATAAATAATGCATTCATATTTACTTTATTCATCCCAATTAATAAATCAATTGCCTGTCCAAATAAAACAGGTGTCAATAAAGTAAACAAAACACTAATTGTAGATAAAATAAATATAAACAATAATATATATCGATACGGTTTACAATATTTAATTAATCTTTTAATTACTTTACTGTTCACACTTATCACCTCCACGTTGAGAAGCATAGATTTCTTGATAAATTTTACAATTCTTCATCAATATTTCATGTCTATCAAATCCAACTAACTTACCATGATATAAAACTATAATCTTATCCATATTTTCAAGTGAGGCAATTCGCTGAGAAACTATGATTTTTGTCATATCCAATTTCTTTAATTCTTGACGTAATCTATAATCAGTAGCATAATCTAATGCACTTGAACTATCATCTAAAATTAATATTTTAGGTTGTTTAACTAAAGCTCGGGCAATCGTCAACCTTTGTCTCTGTCCCCCTGATAAATTCTTTCCACCTTGTTCAATGAAAGTATCTAGCCCCTTTTTACCTTCAATTAATTCTTCTGCCTGAGCCATCTTTAAAGCCTGAATTAAAAGATTATCATCAGCATCTTTATTTGAAAACTGTAAATTCTCGCGAATTGTTCCAGAAATTAAACTTATCGATTGTGGAACATATCCAACAAAACTTCTTAATGTATGCAAATCATAATCCTTAATTGATTTTCCATTTATTAAAATTTCTCCACTACTCACATCATAAAAACGCCCGATTAAATTTACCAAAGTACTTTTGCCAGCCCCAGTTCCCCCAATAACACCAATACTTTGCCCTTGTTCAATCGTAAAACTTATATCATCTAAAACGTTTCTTTTATCATATGCAAAACTTACATTTTTAAAACATATAATTTCTTTAGTATCTAACCATTTATCAAAAGTCGCTTCATTTTTAATCTCTGGCTGGGTTTCTAATACTTCAACAATTCTAGAATAGCTAGCTCCTGCTTTATTATAAATCGATATTACATTTGCAAAAACAATCAATGCTAGTAAAATTGAATTCATATAATTAACTAAAGCTATTATTTCTCCTTGAGATAAATCTCCAACATTTACTTTAATACCACCAAAATATATGATTAATACAATTGCTAAATTTACAATCAAATATGTAAACGGATTAAGTAGGGCTTGAATTTTACCAACTTTTATTTGAATTTCTTTTTGATTATCAGTTTCTCTAGTAAATTTACTTACTTCTTTTTTTTGTGAAGCAAATGCTCTAATAACTCTAATTCCGGTTAAATTTTCACGGACGATTAAACTAATTTGATCTAATTTATGTTGTATATTATTAAAATAAGGAATTGATGTTAAAGTAATTACAAACATTATTATTGCTAATATTATTGCTCCAATAATAAAAATTGAAGCTAATGAGCCACTAATAAAAAATGCCAATACCAATGAGCCTATCATGATAAAAGGAGCTCTAGATGTTAATCTAATCGTCATTGCAATTGCTAATTGAATCTGTACAACATCATTTATTAATCTAGTTACCAAAGTTGGTGTTCCTAATTTATCTAAATTATGATGATCATATTTATTTATCTGGTGATACATATCTTTTCTAAGTTCAGTTCCAACACTTTGCGAAGTTAATGAAGCATAATATTGACAAACCAAAGCAAATAAATATCCAATAATTGCTAAAGCAACTAATACTAAACCTTTTATTAAGATATAATTTTTATCATTATTTTTTATTCCTATATCAATTATATCTGCCATTACTAAGGGTACCATTAATTCTAAAAATGCTTCGGCAATTTTAAAAATAAAACCAACTGTTGCTGGTAACCAATATACTTTTAGATACTTACTTAATTTCATCTAATCCCCTCCATTTATAAACTCATTATACCCATTAAAAAATAAAAGCGTCAAAAATCACTTTCACTATAATATTTCTAAACACATACATAAATATAACGTCCGAACTTCACATACTCTGTTTTCTTTCTTAAACAACTGTCAATAATAGAAAAACCAGCTTGTCTAATTTCTTTTGTCATATCTTCAAAAGTTACTATTACCATTTTATCACATATCTTCCGAGCTGATGCTATTATTTTACATTGCTCATCGTATGTAATTGGTGTATACAAATTATAAGGAATGTCCAATATTGCAACATCATAATATTTATTTAAATCATGAATACTAGTTCGATTAATTAAGTATTCATCGTAACCAAAATATTTTAGATTTTTTCTAGCTGACCATGATATTTCTCGGGAAATATCATAGCCCTCAATATCCAATCCTAGTGCCAACCCTTCAAGAACTACTGTTGCCATTCCACAACAAGGATCAACAAGTTTTACCTTTTTATCATCACTTGCAGCTATATTTACTAATGTTCTAGCCAAACGAATATCCAATGAATTAGAAAACGTGTGAGGTTTATTATCATGTTTTTTCCATGAAGGTATCCCATGATGATAATATCCACAAATCCAAATATTATCTAATTTAGTAATTGCAATTGTATGCATTGGTTTTGACATATTAACACTACCTTCAATTGCCCATGATATTTCTTTGCACTTTTGTAATGTTTCACCATATTCAACATGCGTAATTTCATTTTTTAAATAAATGACTTTAAAATCTTGATAACTTTTATTTAAACTAGCAACTTGTCTAATTAATTCACAAAAACTCTGATTCATTCCCCAAATATCAATTTTAGCCTTCATAAAAACACTCTTATTAACATCATAATCTTTATTGCTTAAATAATATTTACTAGTATACTCCTGTTTAAACATTGCCCTAAATTCTAAAGCGCATAAATCTTTATCTTCAGGAGGGTAATTAAAAACATATAAAAACTTTTCCATCAATTTCTCCTTATTTGTATCTAATTTATAATTATGTTATAGTATCATTACTTGGAGGTACAATATGCAATATCTAAAAGAAAAATTTTCTAAAGAACAATTATTTATCATTGCAACAGTTCTTTGTCTATCAACTCCATTTTATATTTGTGTACCAATTTTATTAGTAGAAACTATATACCTATTCTACACTAAAAAAATCACAAATGCTTTTAAAAATACTCCTAAATCCAAATACTTGATAATTTTCGTACTGATTAGTTTAATTATTTCCCTAATCTATCAAAATTGGATTGGTGTAGGTTGTGTTGCTTTGATATTTATGTTTATATCATTAATGCTGTATTATCGGCAATATATTAATCAAGATATTTTTGAATTTATTGTTGATTTATTAATTGCGTTATCTGTTTTATGGGCAATTTATGGATTATACGAACAAACTCAAATTTTAGAACGTTTAGGTTATGATCATTTTACTTTAAAAGTATTTAGTCGTCGCGAAAATCGATTGAATTCTGTGTTTTTTAATGCTAACTACTATGCCATGATGATTGAATTTATCATCATGATGATCGGTTATAAAATATTTGGAACTAAAAACATTAAAAAACAAATTTATTATTTTGTTGTTGCTGGCATTAACTTCTTTTTATTGTATATGACAGGCTGTCGAACTGCACTCATTGCTACAGCCTTTGCAATGATAGTATTTTTAATAATTAACCGTAATTATCGAATATGTGCTTTAATTGCTTTAGGATGCGTAATATTAGGGATTTATTTTATAATTAATCCTGAACAATTT
Coding sequences:
- a CDS encoding ABC transporter ATP-binding protein; the protein is MKLSKYLKVYWLPATVGFIFKIAEAFLELMVPLVMADIIDIGIKNNDKNYILIKGLVLVALAIIGYLFALVCQYYASLTSQSVGTELRKDMYHQINKYDHHNLDKLGTPTLVTRLINDVVQIQLAIAMTIRLTSRAPFIMIGSLVLAFFISGSLASIFIIGAIILAIIMFVITLTSIPYFNNIQHKLDQISLIVRENLTGIRVIRAFASQKKEVSKFTRETDNQKEIQIKVGKIQALLNPFTYLIVNLAIVLIIYFGGIKVNVGDLSQGEIIALVNYMNSILLALIVFANVISIYNKAGASYSRIVEVLETQPEIKNEATFDKWLDTKEIICFKNVSFAYDKRNVLDDISFTIEQGQSIGVIGGTGAGKSTLVNLIGRFYDVSSGEILINGKSIKDYDLHTLRSFVGYVPQSISLISGTIRENLQFSNKDADDNLLIQALKMAQAEELIEGKKGLDTFIEQGGKNLSGGQRQRLTIARALVKQPKILILDDSSSALDYATDYRLRQELKKLDMTKIIVSQRIASLENMDKIIVLYHGKLVGFDRHEILMKNCKIYQEIYASQRGGDKCEQ
- a CDS encoding ABC transporter ATP-binding protein; protein product: MNSKVIKRLIKYCKPYRYILLFIFILSTISVLFTLLTPVLFGQAIDLLIGMNKVNMNALFIKLFVITIVIVLTALVQWLLGQLTNKITYNITNILRNNVFEKIHLLPLKYLDGHPRGDIINRAINDIDLIGTGLLQSFTSLFTGIATIIGTILIMCLINLSIAIVVIVLTPLSLVVASIIVKRTHIYFKEQLDIRSEMNAYIEEMIGNQKLIKAYNYENINEDNFLKINQKMHVSGVKSQFYGALINPTTRVVNNLVYGAVGVFGAISVINGHFSVGMLSSFLTYANQYTKPFNEISSVMSEMQTALAASQRVFDLLDEKEETSQNETIEINNVLGEVVLDNVYFSYDKNEPLIEDFNLKVKPGQTVAIVGKTGCGKTTLINLLMRFYDQNKGSIEIDDINTLSIDRNSLRKMYGMVLQETWIFKGSIKENIAYGKSDATDDEVIEAAKKARAHKFIINLPDGYDTMVEENGGNISEGQKQLICIARIILTKPPMLILDEATSFIDTRTELQIQKALDAMMEGRTTFIVAHRLSTIENADTILVMDKGKILEQGNHQDLLAKKGYYYMLYNSQFNINN
- a CDS encoding O-antigen ligase family protein, with amino-acid sequence MQYLKEKFSKEQLFIIATVLCLSTPFYICVPILLVETIYLFYTKKITNAFKNTPKSKYLIIFVLISLIISLIYQNWIGVGCVALIFMFISLMLYYRQYINQDIFEFIVDLLIALSVLWAIYGLYEQTQILERLGYDHFTLKVFSRRENRLNSVFFNANYYAMMIEFIIMMIGYKIFGTKNIKKQIYYFVVAGINFFLLYMTGCRTALIATAFAMIVFLIINRNYRICALIALGCVILGIYFIINPEQFPRIEKLVDNFSVRTKIWQAAIKGIQAHPLFGQGPMTYMIIFKQYAGHNTQHAHSVYLDPILSFGIVGISVLIPYIVDNCKRLYFIYKRKINYRYVALVISCIAVILVHGILDYTIFWVHTGLLFLFIAASFEMYNYDNKK
- a CDS encoding TRM11 family SAM-dependent methyltransferase, with the translated sequence MEKFLYVFNYPPEDKDLCALEFRAMFKQEYTSKYYLSNKDYDVNKSVFMKAKIDIWGMNQSFCELIRQVASLNKSYQDFKVIYLKNEITHVEYGETLQKCKEISWAIEGSVNMSKPMHTIAITKLDNIWICGYYHHGIPSWKKHDNKPHTFSNSLDIRLARTLVNIAASDDKKVKLVDPCCGMATVVLEGLALGLDIEGYDISREISWSARKNLKYFGYDEYLINRTSIHDLNKYYDVAILDIPYNLYTPITYDEQCKIIASARKICDKMVIVTFEDMTKEIRQAGFSIIDSCLRKKTEYVKFGRYIYVCV